The following proteins are encoded in a genomic region of Alnus glutinosa chromosome 8, dhAlnGlut1.1, whole genome shotgun sequence:
- the LOC133874480 gene encoding probable BOI-related E3 ubiquitin-protein ligase 3, with protein sequence MAVEARHLNLFPSQLLGILGNREMMNPIEANSNMYNSHMGYTVPLSGTTTTETLLPAHSSVVIDSIPPKGAMKSDSGLTYNIPIPRKRSRDSINPFFSNPKPQPQKNCGFFSFLGEDISFQIQQQQFDIDRLISQHMEKVRMEIEEKRKRQGRRIIEAIELGMMKRLKAKEEEIEKISKLNWALEERVKFLCIENQIWRDLAQSNEATANALRTNLEQMLAHGAGLDETAAHMDDAQSCCGSSGEEEEDHREGEERRTLARTGGEREWCRNCAKEESCVLLLPCRHLCLCTLCGSTLHTCPICKSTKNASVHVNMS encoded by the exons ATGGCTGTTGAGGCTCGGCATCTCAATCTCTTCCCCTCTCAACTCTTAGGAATCCTAGGAAACAg GGAAATGATGAACCCCATTGAGGCAAACAGCAATATGTACAACTCCCATATGGGCTACACAGTTCCATTATCAGGAACCACTACGACGGAGACTCTGTTACCAGCACACAGTTCTGTGGTCATTGATTCGATTCCTCCGAAAGGTGCAATGAAATCCGATAGCGGCCTCACCTACAACATCCCCATACCAAGAAAGCGCTCAAGAGACTCGATCAACCCTTTCTTTTCCAACCCAAAACCTCAACCCCAAAAGAATTGCGGCTTCTTCTCGTTTCTTGGTGAAGACATTTCCTTCCAGATCCAACAACAGCAGTTCGATATCGACCGCCTAATTTCCCAGCAT aTGGAGAAGGTGAGAATGGAGATtgaggaaaagagaaagagacaaGGGAGGAGGATAATAGAGGCAATAGAGTTGGGGATGATGAAGAGGCTAAAGGCGAAAGAGGAAGAGATAGAGAAGATAAGTAAACTGAACTGGGCTCTGGAAGAGAGAGTTAAGTTCTTATGCATAGAGAATCAGATATGGCGCGACCTGGCGCAGAGCAACGAGGCCACGGCGAATGCTCTCCGAACCAACCTGGAGCAGATGCTGGCCCACGGGGCAGGATTAGACGAGACGGCCGCACATATGGACGACGCCCAGTCCTGCTGTGGAAGCAGCggtgaggaggaggaggatcacagagagggagaggagcGGCGCACGTTAGCGAGGACCGGAGGAGAAAGAGAGTGGTGTAGAAACTGTGCGAAAGAAGAGTCGTGCGTTCTGCTGTTGCCGTGCAGGCACCTGTGTCTCTGTACTTTGTGTGGGTCTACCCTCCACACTTGCCCCATCTGTAAATCCACCAAGAACGCCAGTGTGCATGTTAATATGTCCTGA